In one Halosimplex halophilum genomic region, the following are encoded:
- a CDS encoding Hsp20/alpha crystallin family protein, with product MTHHPDHEIELYRDDGIYRVFVDLQGFDPADIDVTWVNNRLTVSARRTGGPGSSRVFDHQVNVPRAVDADGITATYRDGVLDVELPVAPEDDPPGRAIEIEE from the coding sequence ATGACACACCATCCCGACCACGAGATCGAGCTGTACCGCGACGACGGGATCTACCGGGTCTTCGTCGACCTGCAGGGGTTCGATCCGGCGGACATCGACGTGACGTGGGTCAACAACCGGCTGACGGTCTCGGCGCGGCGAACGGGCGGGCCGGGGAGCTCGCGGGTGTTCGACCACCAGGTGAACGTCCCGCGGGCCGTCGACGCCGACGGCATCACCGCGACCTACCGGGACGGCGTCCTCGACGTGGAACTCCCGGTCGCCCCCGAGGACGACCCGCCCGGCCGGGCGATCGAGATCGAGGAGTAG
- a CDS encoding FAD-dependent oxidoreductase, with protein sequence MSDAEIDADTDAGADRIDLDSRETATPDYDGAFDAVVVGAGLAGSTAALTMAENGLDVLMVERGRFPGAKNVFGGVLYTPTLRELVDIESAPLERYIAERRFGMLTDDDETAVSLSPGEWHEPPHNDSYTVRRGEFDEWLAEQAVGAGATLVCRTTVTDLLREDGRVVGVETDRPDGTVRAPYVVLAEGGNSLVSERADLKAPERRENVAVGVKEVLEFPDREHAIADRFRVSGDAGASYHYFGEGAVGDAFGGGFVYTNEDTVSVGLAYRLSDAATGQPDPEATLDGFKTHPAVAPLLRGARTVEYTAKTIPEGGAEAIPQLVHDGAVLVGDTAGLVLNNGLHLEGTNMAVESGYHAGKAVADAVQRGRTDADALAGYREALESSFVVRNLDRYEWLIERVQEDRQLLFEELPRAVADAGSEYFRMDRAPKDDHAATAKRELLQAVGGYTGAAKLAVRYRNLL encoded by the coding sequence ATGAGCGACGCCGAAATCGACGCAGACACCGACGCAGGAGCCGACCGTATCGACCTGGACAGCCGGGAGACGGCGACGCCGGACTACGACGGCGCCTTCGACGCCGTCGTCGTCGGCGCGGGGCTGGCCGGCAGCACCGCCGCGCTGACGATGGCCGAGAACGGGCTCGACGTGCTGATGGTCGAGCGAGGCCGGTTCCCCGGCGCGAAGAACGTCTTCGGCGGCGTGCTCTACACCCCGACGCTGCGTGAGCTCGTCGACATCGAGTCGGCGCCCCTGGAGCGATACATCGCCGAGCGCCGCTTCGGGATGCTCACCGACGACGACGAGACGGCCGTCTCGCTCAGCCCCGGCGAGTGGCACGAGCCGCCGCACAACGACTCCTACACCGTCCGCCGGGGCGAATTCGACGAGTGGCTCGCCGAGCAGGCGGTCGGGGCCGGCGCGACGCTGGTCTGCCGGACGACGGTCACCGATCTGCTCCGGGAGGACGGTCGGGTCGTCGGCGTCGAGACCGACCGTCCGGACGGGACCGTGCGAGCCCCCTACGTCGTCCTCGCGGAGGGCGGCAACTCGCTGGTGAGCGAGCGGGCCGACCTGAAAGCGCCGGAGCGCCGCGAGAACGTCGCCGTCGGCGTCAAGGAAGTCCTTGAGTTCCCCGACCGCGAGCACGCGATCGCGGACCGCTTCAGGGTGAGCGGCGACGCGGGCGCCTCCTATCACTACTTCGGCGAGGGCGCGGTCGGCGACGCCTTCGGCGGCGGCTTCGTCTACACCAACGAGGACACCGTCAGTGTCGGGCTGGCCTACCGCCTCTCGGACGCCGCCACCGGCCAGCCCGACCCCGAGGCGACGCTGGACGGCTTCAAGACCCACCCGGCGGTCGCGCCCCTGCTTCGGGGCGCCCGCACCGTCGAGTACACCGCCAAGACCATCCCCGAGGGCGGCGCCGAGGCGATCCCCCAGCTCGTCCACGATGGCGCGGTCCTCGTCGGTGATACCGCGGGACTGGTCCTCAACAACGGCCTCCACCTCGAAGGCACGAACATGGCCGTCGAGAGCGGCTATCACGCCGGCAAGGCGGTCGCCGACGCCGTCCAGCGGGGTCGCACGGACGCCGACGCGCTCGCGGGCTACCGCGAGGCCCTCGAATCGTCGTTCGTCGTCCGGAATCTCGACCGCTACGAGTGGCTGATCGAGCGCGTGCAGGAGGACCGCCAGCTGCTGTTCGAGGAGCTGCCGCGGGCGGTCGCCGACGCCGGCAGCGAGTACTTCCGGATGGACAGAGCGCCCAAAGACGACCACGCCGCGACGGCCAAGCGGGAACTCCTGCAGGCCGTCGGCGGCTACACCGGGGCCGCGAAGCTCGCGGTCCGTTACCGAAACCTGCTATGA
- a CDS encoding CoxG family protein, with protein MSHPDDTRPEEPTGDDPEESAVDDGVERLEFADAVYIDAEPEALWACLSDPETLTECVPGADAIERLSERRYSVEITRGVSRLTVSLSGEAEFVEMDPPDHVVTSASAFDSTTGSEFDVLAAMEIQDGDRHASKLAYRAEVTYSGGAATLNPSVLRPIVERDIDTYFANLTAAIESDD; from the coding sequence ATGAGCCACCCAGACGACACGCGACCCGAGGAACCGACCGGCGACGACCCCGAGGAGTCCGCGGTCGACGACGGCGTCGAGCGCCTGGAGTTCGCCGACGCCGTCTACATCGACGCCGAGCCCGAGGCGCTGTGGGCGTGTCTGTCGGACCCGGAGACGCTCACGGAGTGCGTGCCCGGGGCCGACGCCATCGAGCGGCTCTCGGAGCGGCGCTACTCGGTGGAGATCACGCGGGGGGTGAGCCGCCTCACCGTCTCGCTGTCCGGCGAGGCCGAGTTCGTCGAGATGGACCCGCCGGACCACGTCGTCACGAGCGCGAGCGCCTTCGACTCGACGACCGGCAGCGAGTTCGACGTGCTCGCCGCCATGGAGATCCAGGACGGCGACCGCCACGCCTCGAAGCTGGCCTACAGGGCCGAGGTGACCTACAGCGGCGGCGCCGCCACGCTCAACCCGTCGGTGTTGCGCCCCATCGTCGAACGCGACATCGACACCTACTTCGCGAACCTCACGGCGGCCATAGAGAGCGACGACTGA
- a CDS encoding PAS domain S-box protein: MTGNGSRPETGERDQRGYAVDGADTGATLEAVAGAAAAGVLVVDGGRVAFANDRAGRYLGREPADLAGSAVESVLPDRAVDAVAAVADGGAERRVDRRGPDGDAGADANAGADRGRGPDAAVGAAEGGVAATVSPADGGRVVVTLTRGERAVPAASDGDATRGASAEDAGDDAPGDDPSADDTARGALDDDTARIELDADGRITAWSGGAEALTGWSAAEAVGADLSLLYPEDADADPAETLARARAEGAVETEGWRLRRDGTDFWARVAVAARRDGDGRVRGFDLRLRDRTDRKRLADERELLATVNHAIAGADGFREGVETTLEAVCARTQWAYGEAWVPSDDGDRLEHLVGHAASERLEPFLAASRGVTFDADEGLPGRVWASEAAEWIPDASAVPESTFHRTGAAEEVGLQAALGVPIETDDGVVAVLTFFLRERRAADEELVEAVTDVAADLGALVARKRAEEELRTFRKAVEHAGHSVYVTDTDGTIEYVNPTFERVTGYSAEEAVGADPSILNSGEHDPDFFADLWETIRDGEVWTGEVRNRRKSGEPYVVNQTIAPIADGSGDIERFVAVNDEITDQKRRERELRSQRNSLRRIKQIIESLRPINRELARADTREAVDRGVCEQLAASEAYLAAWVGEYNTAADEVAPREWAGVDDAFVEGLDPGLGDDGRGGEGAGAADSLYRRAVADGEVQAVRDLTTAPEAGPRRERALAHGFQSQAVIPAVYGESVLGVVTVYSARPDAFDEYERGLLGELGERVGHAINAAENRQLLHTDTVVELEFEVGARDSPAASVAGELGCRLSLNGVAPAAAGSYVAYVAVDGARPEAVAEALADRDGVGGARVVEAHGETGVVEVTGGADPVAALVERGATVREFETTGEAATVRCETAPRSDVEALITAVEAAGEDTVFVAKRTRDRDVRTVELTRSAVAERLTDRQREALALAYHAGYFASPRNSTGEELADVLGIASPTFYRHVREATRKVLELLVEAEDAPLADVTRVEG, translated from the coding sequence GTGACGGGCAACGGATCGCGGCCGGAGACGGGTGAACGGGACCAGCGCGGGTACGCGGTCGACGGCGCGGACACGGGGGCGACACTCGAAGCCGTCGCCGGCGCGGCCGCGGCCGGCGTCCTCGTCGTCGACGGCGGGCGGGTCGCGTTCGCCAACGACCGCGCCGGGCGGTACCTCGGGCGCGAACCGGCGGACCTGGCCGGGAGCGCCGTCGAGTCGGTCCTGCCCGACCGCGCGGTCGACGCGGTCGCGGCGGTCGCCGACGGCGGCGCGGAGCGGCGAGTCGACCGGCGCGGGCCGGACGGAGACGCCGGGGCGGACGCGAACGCCGGCGCGGACAGAGGCAGAGGCCCGGACGCGGCCGTCGGTGCGGCGGAGGGCGGCGTCGCCGCGACGGTCAGCCCCGCCGACGGCGGGCGGGTCGTCGTGACGCTCACGCGGGGCGAGCGGGCTGTGCCGGCCGCCTCGGACGGCGACGCCACACGCGGCGCGTCGGCGGAGGACGCCGGGGACGACGCACCGGGGGACGACCCGTCCGCGGACGACACCGCCCGCGGCGCGCTGGACGACGATACCGCTCGCATCGAACTCGACGCCGACGGGCGGATCACCGCCTGGAGCGGCGGGGCCGAGGCGCTGACCGGCTGGTCGGCCGCCGAGGCGGTCGGCGCGGACCTGTCGCTTTTGTACCCCGAGGACGCCGACGCCGACCCCGCGGAGACCCTCGCCCGTGCGCGCGCCGAGGGCGCGGTCGAGACCGAGGGGTGGCGACTGCGACGCGACGGGACCGACTTCTGGGCGCGCGTCGCGGTCGCGGCCCGGCGGGACGGTGACGGGCGCGTCCGGGGGTTCGACCTGCGGCTGCGCGACCGGACCGACCGCAAGCGGCTGGCCGACGAGCGCGAGCTGCTGGCGACGGTCAACCACGCCATCGCCGGCGCCGACGGGTTCCGCGAGGGCGTCGAGACGACCCTCGAAGCGGTCTGTGCGCGCACCCAGTGGGCCTACGGCGAGGCGTGGGTCCCGTCCGACGACGGCGACCGTCTCGAACACCTCGTCGGCCACGCCGCGTCCGAGCGGCTGGAGCCGTTCCTGGCGGCCAGCCGCGGCGTGACCTTCGACGCCGACGAGGGGTTGCCGGGACGGGTCTGGGCGAGCGAAGCGGCCGAGTGGATCCCGGACGCCTCGGCGGTGCCCGAGTCGACGTTCCACCGGACGGGGGCCGCCGAGGAAGTCGGTCTCCAGGCGGCGCTGGGCGTCCCGATCGAGACCGACGACGGCGTCGTCGCGGTGCTGACCTTCTTCCTCCGGGAGCGGCGGGCCGCCGACGAGGAGCTGGTCGAGGCCGTCACCGACGTTGCCGCCGACCTCGGGGCGCTGGTGGCCCGCAAGCGCGCCGAGGAGGAGCTGCGCACCTTCCGGAAGGCCGTCGAGCACGCGGGCCACTCCGTCTACGTCACCGACACCGACGGCACCATCGAGTACGTCAACCCCACCTTCGAGCGGGTGACCGGCTACAGCGCCGAGGAGGCGGTCGGCGCCGACCCCTCGATCCTCAACTCCGGCGAGCACGACCCCGACTTCTTCGCCGACCTCTGGGAGACGATCCGCGACGGCGAGGTGTGGACCGGCGAGGTGCGCAACCGCCGCAAGTCCGGCGAGCCCTACGTCGTCAACCAGACCATCGCCCCCATCGCCGACGGCTCGGGGGACATCGAGCGGTTCGTCGCCGTCAACGACGAGATCACCGACCAGAAGCGCCGCGAACGCGAGCTTCGGAGCCAGCGCAACTCCCTGCGGCGGATCAAGCAGATCATCGAGAGCCTGCGGCCGATCAACCGCGAGCTGGCGCGGGCCGACACCCGGGAGGCGGTCGACCGGGGGGTCTGCGAGCAGCTGGCCGCCTCGGAGGCGTACCTCGCGGCGTGGGTCGGCGAGTACAACACGGCCGCCGACGAGGTCGCCCCCCGCGAGTGGGCCGGCGTCGACGACGCGTTCGTGGAAGGACTCGACCCCGGGCTCGGCGACGACGGGCGCGGCGGTGAGGGAGCGGGAGCCGCGGACAGCCTCTACCGCCGCGCGGTCGCCGACGGCGAGGTGCAGGCGGTCCGGGACCTGACGACGGCGCCCGAGGCGGGCCCGCGCCGCGAGCGCGCCCTGGCCCACGGGTTCCAGTCCCAGGCGGTGATCCCCGCCGTCTACGGGGAGTCCGTGCTCGGGGTCGTCACCGTCTACTCGGCGCGGCCCGACGCCTTCGACGAGTACGAGCGGGGGCTCCTGGGCGAACTCGGCGAGCGGGTCGGCCACGCCATCAACGCCGCCGAGAACCGGCAGCTGCTCCACACCGACACCGTCGTCGAGCTGGAGTTCGAGGTCGGCGCCCGCGACTCGCCGGCCGCGAGCGTCGCGGGCGAGCTGGGCTGTCGGCTCTCGCTGAACGGCGTCGCGCCCGCCGCGGCGGGGTCGTACGTGGCCTACGTCGCCGTCGACGGTGCCCGGCCGGAGGCGGTCGCGGAGGCGCTCGCCGACCGCGACGGCGTGGGCGGGGCCCGGGTGGTCGAGGCTCACGGCGAGACCGGCGTCGTCGAGGTGACCGGCGGCGCCGACCCCGTGGCCGCGCTGGTCGAGCGCGGCGCGACCGTCCGCGAGTTCGAGACGACCGGCGAGGCGGCGACGGTCCGCTGCGAGACGGCGCCCCGCTCGGACGTGGAGGCGCTGATCACCGCCGTCGAGGCCGCCGGCGAGGACACCGTCTTCGTCGCCAAGCGGACCCGCGACCGCGACGTGCGGACCGTCGAGCTGACCCGCAGCGCCGTCGCCGAGCGGCTGACCGACCGCCAGCGCGAGGCGCTCGCGCTGGCCTACCACGCCGGCTACTTCGCCTCCCCCCGCAACTCCACCGGCGAGGAACTGGCCGACGTGCTCGGGATCGCCTCGCCCACCTTCTACCGCCACGTCCGCGAGGCCACCAGGAAGGTCCTCGAACTCCTCGTCGAGGCCGAGGACGCGCCACTGGCGGACGTGACACGCGTCGAAGGCTAG
- a CDS encoding transporter, whose translation MTDQRSADAERPHEDRRRRTGSPSRRAFLATGAAVSAASLVGCLGSGSTATSTPDAGGEATSGGGGSTAGASATAAGEPEPPWTTDQLADYVDDGAEVTIYAGTGDSQQWYDLVDVINDEFGTSVEATVFASDGAAVSQRLLQERQAGEDKADVISVASNLRDRIKQKGREEGTAYAKEWFEWGIDENFWFTDALPDKRVLPFLVSGFNGGAGVVLPVSTGTFDERGLDYPETYNDLFDDQYEGLEVAFSGYVSSGMIGWITRYHAAQTDMGEMEWIRSLMDRFEVVGVDSHSAGMREVGKGNAAMMLYNWPWAAAPFVRNEDLTVEGIFTDPAKRNATEGGLSINRNAPHPWVARYFVSAMLEKPVQRRILTDVTDQVPVRTDLDLSGIDVDPYTERRLNANLFPIGFWESAEYSTLGQKVVDTGMFEP comes from the coding sequence ATGACGGACCAGCGTTCAGCCGACGCCGAGCGGCCACACGAGGACCGACGGCGCCGGACCGGTTCGCCCTCGCGCCGGGCGTTTCTCGCGACGGGCGCGGCGGTCTCGGCGGCGTCGCTCGTGGGCTGTCTCGGGTCGGGTTCGACGGCGACCTCGACGCCCGACGCGGGCGGGGAGGCGACGAGCGGCGGGGGCGGATCGACGGCCGGCGCGAGCGCGACGGCGGCCGGCGAGCCCGAGCCGCCGTGGACGACGGATCAGCTCGCCGACTACGTCGACGACGGGGCGGAGGTCACCATCTACGCGGGGACGGGCGACTCCCAGCAGTGGTACGACCTCGTCGACGTGATCAACGACGAGTTCGGCACGAGCGTCGAGGCGACGGTGTTCGCCAGCGACGGCGCCGCGGTCTCCCAGCGGCTCCTCCAGGAGCGCCAGGCCGGCGAGGACAAGGCCGACGTGATCAGCGTCGCGTCGAACCTCCGGGACCGGATCAAACAGAAGGGCCGCGAGGAGGGGACCGCCTACGCGAAGGAGTGGTTCGAGTGGGGGATCGACGAGAACTTCTGGTTCACCGACGCCCTGCCCGACAAGCGGGTCCTCCCGTTCCTGGTGTCGGGGTTCAACGGCGGGGCCGGCGTCGTCCTCCCGGTGAGCACGGGGACCTTCGACGAGCGGGGGCTGGACTACCCCGAGACGTACAACGATCTGTTCGACGACCAGTACGAGGGGCTGGAGGTGGCCTTCTCCGGGTACGTCAGCTCCGGGATGATCGGCTGGATCACCCGCTACCACGCCGCGCAGACGGACATGGGCGAGATGGAGTGGATCCGGAGCCTGATGGACCGCTTCGAGGTGGTCGGGGTCGACTCCCACTCGGCCGGGATGCGCGAGGTCGGGAAGGGCAACGCCGCGATGATGCTGTACAACTGGCCGTGGGCCGCCGCCCCGTTCGTCAGGAACGAGGACCTGACGGTGGAGGGCATCTTCACCGACCCCGCCAAGCGCAACGCCACGGAGGGCGGCCTGAGCATCAACCGGAACGCGCCCCACCCGTGGGTCGCCCGCTACTTCGTCAGCGCGATGCTGGAGAAGCCGGTCCAGCGCCGCATCCTGACCGACGTGACCGACCAGGTGCCCGTCCGGACCGACCTGGATCTGTCCGGCATCGACGTCGACCCCTACACGGAGCGGCGGCTGAACGCGAACCTCTTCCCCATCGGATTCTGGGAGTCCGCCGAGTACTCCACGCTCGGCCAGAAGGTCGTCGACACCGGGATGTTCGAGCCGTAG
- a CDS encoding electron transfer flavoprotein subunit beta/FixA family protein, which yields MTTDPTIVVGVKQVPDDDEVRIDPDTGHLDRASAPAVLNPPDRDALEAALSLRDAAGGTVVAVTMGPPTATDVLEEAVAMGCDDAALITDRAFAGSDTWPTSLTLAAAAESLGADVFVCGEETTDSSTGQVPPGIAAHLGWAQVTYAEALEPEFDDGRLVARRDVEGGYEIVAADLPVVVAVAYGEFEPRPAGLHRKLYAETEFEPLELSAEDIGLDDGEVGIGASPTEVGGMETVEPVERERETVEDAAELADALADAGVVG from the coding sequence ATGACAACGGACCCAACGATCGTCGTCGGCGTCAAGCAGGTGCCCGACGACGACGAAGTACGGATCGACCCCGACACGGGACACCTCGACAGGGCGAGCGCGCCGGCGGTGTTGAACCCGCCGGACCGCGACGCGCTCGAAGCGGCGCTTTCCCTGCGCGACGCGGCGGGCGGGACCGTCGTCGCCGTGACGATGGGGCCGCCGACGGCGACGGACGTGCTCGAAGAAGCGGTCGCGATGGGCTGTGACGACGCCGCGCTGATCACCGACCGCGCGTTCGCCGGCAGCGACACCTGGCCGACGAGCCTGACGCTGGCCGCGGCCGCCGAGTCGCTCGGCGCCGACGTGTTCGTCTGCGGCGAGGAGACCACCGACTCCTCGACCGGCCAGGTCCCGCCGGGGATCGCCGCCCACCTCGGGTGGGCGCAGGTGACCTACGCCGAGGCGCTCGAACCGGAGTTCGACGACGGCCGCCTCGTCGCCCGCCGCGACGTCGAGGGCGGCTACGAGATCGTCGCCGCCGACCTCCCGGTCGTCGTCGCCGTCGCCTACGGCGAGTTCGAGCCCCGGCCCGCGGGCCTGCACCGCAAGCTCTACGCCGAGACCGAGTTCGAGCCGCTGGAGCTGTCGGCCGAGGACATCGGGCTCGACGACGGCGAGGTCGGTATCGGCGCCTCGCCGACGGAGGTCGGCGGCATGGAGACGGTCGAGCCCGTCGAGCGCGAGCGCGAGACCGTCGAGGACGCCGCGGAGCTGGCCGACGCGCTGGCCGACGCGGGGGTGGTCGGATGA
- a CDS encoding ferredoxin family protein, which yields MSVQPGVPNVDNESLEDRLYTVKYEDPGESHLDVTIPGICAEKCRTDDCAAVCPAGVWRVGEDGVPEIAYENCLECGSCRWACPHGNVEWTYPDTGAGVTYKHG from the coding sequence ATGAGTGTCCAACCAGGCGTCCCGAACGTCGACAACGAATCGCTCGAAGACCGCCTCTACACCGTCAAGTACGAGGACCCCGGCGAGTCCCACCTCGACGTGACGATCCCCGGGATCTGCGCCGAGAAGTGCCGCACCGACGACTGCGCCGCCGTCTGTCCCGCCGGCGTCTGGCGCGTGGGCGAGGACGGCGTCCCGGAGATCGCCTACGAGAACTGCCTCGAATGTGGCAGCTGCCGGTGGGCCTGCCCCCACGGCAACGTCGAGTGGACCTACCCCGACACCGGCGCCGGGGTCACGTACAAACACGGGTGA
- a CDS encoding electron transfer flavoprotein subunit alpha/FixB family protein, producing MSGEKAGAVDPDAYSDVWVFVEEHAGDVMTVSWELLGEARGLADDLGEDLVALVIGEDVDEVAREAVERGADRALVADDPVFEPYRADPYGEQFRALVEDRHPAVVLIGGTHTGRDFAGRVAVPAHAGLTADCTELGVDDDGLLEARRPAFGGNVLATIVCEDHRPQMATVRPGVFAAADRDPDRDGETEQVDVVVDERDTLSEVRERVVGDTADITEADRIVAVGGGCDGDLAPAEELADALDAELAASRKAVDEGWVDGSRQVGQTGKTVRPELYVAVGISGAVQHVEGMNDSEVVVAVNDDPNAPIFEHADYGVVGDLFEVCPALAERLREDGLVDADAEPEAKP from the coding sequence ATGAGCGGCGAGAAGGCCGGCGCCGTCGACCCCGACGCCTACAGCGACGTGTGGGTGTTCGTCGAGGAGCACGCCGGCGACGTGATGACCGTCTCGTGGGAACTGCTCGGCGAGGCCCGCGGGCTGGCCGACGACCTCGGCGAGGACCTGGTCGCGCTCGTGATCGGCGAAGACGTGGACGAGGTGGCCCGCGAGGCCGTCGAGCGCGGTGCCGACCGCGCGCTGGTCGCCGACGACCCCGTCTTCGAGCCCTACCGCGCGGACCCGTACGGCGAGCAGTTCCGCGCGCTCGTCGAGGACCGCCACCCCGCGGTCGTCCTCATCGGCGGCACCCACACCGGCCGGGACTTCGCCGGCCGGGTCGCCGTGCCGGCCCACGCCGGGCTGACCGCCGACTGCACGGAGCTGGGCGTCGACGACGACGGCCTGCTGGAGGCCCGCCGGCCGGCGTTCGGCGGGAACGTCCTCGCGACCATCGTCTGCGAGGACCACCGCCCGCAGATGGCGACCGTCCGCCCCGGCGTCTTCGCGGCGGCCGACCGCGACCCCGACCGCGACGGCGAGACCGAACAGGTGGACGTGGTCGTCGACGAGCGCGACACCCTGAGCGAGGTCCGAGAACGGGTCGTCGGCGACACGGCCGACATCACGGAGGCCGACCGGATCGTCGCCGTCGGCGGCGGCTGCGACGGCGACCTCGCCCCGGCCGAGGAGCTCGCCGACGCGCTCGACGCGGAGCTTGCGGCCAGCCGGAAGGCCGTCGACGAGGGCTGGGTCGACGGCTCCCGCCAGGTCGGCCAGACCGGCAAGACCGTCCGGCCGGAGCTGTACGTCGCCGTCGGTATCTCCGGCGCCGTCCAGCACGTCGAGGGGATGAACGACAGCGAGGTCGTCGTCGCCGTCAACGACGACCCCAACGCGCCGATCTTCGAGCACGCCGACTACGGCGTCGTCGGCGACCTCTTCGAGGTCTGTCCGGCGCTGGCCGAGCGGCTCCGCGAGGACGGACTCGTCGACGCCGACGCAGAACCGGAGGCCAAACCATGA
- a CDS encoding winged helix-turn-helix domain-containing protein translates to MGATRDRAFLDAVGDEDCTTILDAVREEARTIPELSEECDIPLSTAYRKVNRLQEADLVAEKNRLPEDCRPKNVYELNFDGAVVRMGEEGFAVEFVDESPDPTTPVSPGDRPPSPVGSD, encoded by the coding sequence ATGGGCGCAACCAGAGACCGGGCGTTCCTCGACGCGGTGGGTGACGAGGACTGCACGACGATCCTCGACGCGGTGCGCGAGGAGGCCAGGACCATCCCGGAGCTGTCCGAGGAGTGTGACATCCCGCTGTCGACGGCCTACCGGAAGGTCAACCGGCTCCAGGAGGCCGACCTCGTGGCGGAGAAAAACCGGCTGCCGGAGGACTGCCGGCCGAAGAACGTCTACGAACTGAACTTCGACGGCGCCGTGGTCCGGATGGGCGAGGAGGGCTTCGCCGTCGAGTTCGTCGACGAATCACCCGACCCGACCACCCCCGTCTCGCCGGGCGACCGGCCGCCCTCGCCGGTCGGGAGCGACTGA
- the sdhC gene encoding succinate dehydrogenase, cytochrome b556 subunit, with product MTDTYDRGVVEDFGRWREFSAGMWAWILHKFTGWLLVGYLFTHIAVLSTATAADPAVYTETLRALEALLVVRLLEIGLLAVAVFHMLNGVRLLFVDLGVGLDRQATTFYVTLVVTAAITVASVPTYLAGV from the coding sequence ATGACCGACACCTACGACCGGGGGGTCGTCGAGGACTTCGGCCGGTGGCGGGAGTTCAGCGCGGGCATGTGGGCGTGGATCCTCCACAAGTTCACCGGCTGGCTGCTCGTCGGCTACCTGTTCACCCACATCGCGGTGTTGAGCACCGCGACCGCCGCGGACCCGGCGGTCTACACCGAGACGCTCCGGGCGCTGGAGGCGCTGCTCGTCGTCCGCCTGCTGGAGATCGGCCTGCTCGCGGTCGCCGTCTTCCACATGCTCAACGGCGTCCGCCTGCTGTTCGTCGATCTGGGGGTCGGGCTGGACCGCCAGGCGACGACGTTCTACGTCACGCTCGTCGTGACCGCCGCGATCACGGTCGCGAGCGTCCCGACGTACCTCGCGGGGGTGTGA